The Pantoea sp. At-9b genome includes a window with the following:
- the mreC gene encoding rod shape-determining protein MreC gives MKPIFSRGPSLQLRLFLAVIVAIAIIIADSRVGSFSQIRNYLDTSVSPFYFLANGPRELLDGVSATLASRQQLEQENKALRRELFLKNSDLLMLGQYKQENARLRELLGSPLRQDEHKMVTQVISTGTDPYTDQVVIDKGSVNGVYEGQPVISDKGVVGQVVAVGQVTSRVLLICDASHALPIQVLRNDIRVIAAGNGCNEDLQLEHLPGNIDIRVGDVLVTSGLGGRFPEGYPVGVVSSVKVDTQRAYTIIQAHPTAGLQRLRYLLLLWGADRNGDMPMAPDEVHRVANERLMQMMPQVLPPAGEMGPPAPASQQMGPPAPASNGSSSQVTPANSRGGQP, from the coding sequence ATGAAGCCGATTTTTAGCAGGGGGCCATCCCTGCAGTTGCGCCTTTTTCTGGCAGTCATTGTGGCTATCGCGATTATTATCGCTGACAGCCGCGTGGGCTCCTTTTCCCAGATTCGCAACTACCTGGACACCTCGGTCAGTCCCTTTTACTTCCTGGCAAACGGGCCAAGAGAGCTGCTTGACGGCGTCTCTGCCACGCTGGCTTCCCGGCAGCAGCTGGAGCAGGAAAATAAAGCACTGCGCCGTGAACTCTTCCTGAAAAACAGCGACCTGCTCATGCTGGGGCAATACAAGCAGGAAAACGCGCGTCTGCGCGAGCTGCTCGGCTCACCGCTGCGTCAGGATGAACACAAAATGGTGACGCAGGTGATCTCCACTGGCACCGACCCTTATACCGATCAGGTGGTTATCGATAAAGGTAGCGTCAACGGCGTTTACGAAGGCCAGCCGGTGATCAGTGACAAAGGTGTTGTCGGTCAGGTCGTGGCGGTAGGTCAGGTGACCAGCCGCGTGCTGCTGATCTGTGATGCTTCCCATGCGCTGCCCATCCAGGTACTGCGTAACGATATCCGCGTGATTGCGGCCGGTAACGGCTGTAATGAAGACCTGCAACTTGAGCATTTGCCGGGCAACATCGACATTCGCGTCGGTGATGTGCTGGTAACCTCGGGTCTGGGTGGGCGCTTCCCGGAAGGCTATCCGGTAGGTGTGGTGTCGTCAGTGAAAGTGGATACGCAGCGTGCGTACACCATTATTCAGGCGCATCCGACGGCGGGCTTACAGCGTCTGCGCTATCTGCTGCTGCTGTGGGGTGCCGATCGTAACGGTGATATGCCAATGGCACCAGATGAAGTGCATCGTGTCGCTAATGAACGTTTGATGCAGATGATGCCGCAGGTCTTGCCGCCAGCCGGTGAGATGGGGCCACCTGCACCGGCCAGTCAACAGATGGGACCACCCGCGCCAGCCAGCAATGGCAGCAGTTCGCAGGTAACACCGGCGAACTCGCGTGGAGGCCAGCCTTGA
- the mreB gene encoding rod shape-determining protein MreB: MFKKFRGMFSNDLSIDLGTANTLIYVKGQGIVLNEPSVVAIRQDRAGSPKSVAAVGHDAKQMLGRTPGNIAAIRPMKDGVIADFFVTEKMLQHFIKQVHSNSFMRPSPRVLVCVPVGATQVERRAIRESAQGAGAREVFLIEEPMAAAIGAGLPVSEATGSMVVDIGGGTTEVAVISLNGVVYSSSVRIGGDRFDEAIINYVRRNYGSLIGEATAERIKHEIGSAYPGDEVREIEVRGRNLAEGVPRGFTLNSNEILEALQEPLTGIVSAVMVALEQCPPELASDISERGMVLTGGGALLRNLDRLLMEETGIPVVVAEDPLTCVARGGGKALEMIDMHGGDLFSEE; encoded by the coding sequence ATGTTTAAAAAATTTCGTGGCATGTTTTCCAATGACTTGTCCATTGACTTGGGTACCGCGAATACCCTGATTTACGTAAAAGGACAAGGCATCGTGCTAAACGAGCCTTCCGTGGTTGCCATTCGTCAGGACCGTGCCGGCTCCCCAAAGAGCGTTGCCGCCGTTGGTCATGACGCTAAACAGATGCTTGGTCGTACTCCGGGCAATATCGCGGCTATTCGGCCGATGAAAGACGGCGTGATCGCTGACTTCTTCGTGACCGAGAAAATGCTGCAGCACTTTATCAAACAGGTGCATAGCAACAGCTTTATGCGCCCCAGCCCACGTGTGCTGGTGTGTGTGCCGGTGGGTGCAACCCAGGTTGAACGCCGCGCTATCCGTGAATCTGCGCAGGGTGCAGGTGCACGCGAAGTATTCTTGATTGAAGAACCGATGGCTGCGGCGATCGGTGCTGGTCTGCCGGTTTCTGAAGCAACCGGGTCGATGGTGGTTGATATCGGTGGTGGTACCACTGAAGTGGCCGTCATCTCGCTGAACGGCGTGGTTTACTCCTCTTCTGTTCGTATTGGTGGTGACCGCTTCGATGAAGCTATCATTAATTATGTCCGCCGCAACTATGGCTCGCTGATCGGTGAAGCGACCGCTGAGCGTATTAAGCATGAGATTGGTTCTGCGTATCCGGGCGATGAAGTGCGCGAAATCGAAGTGCGCGGTCGTAACCTGGCTGAAGGTGTGCCACGCGGCTTTACGCTGAACTCCAATGAAATCCTGGAAGCGTTGCAGGAACCACTGACCGGCATCGTGAGCGCGGTAATGGTGGCGCTGGAGCAGTGCCCGCCAGAACTGGCCTCCGACATTTCCGAGCGCGGTATGGTGCTGACGGGGGGGGGCGCATTGCTGCGTAACCTCGATCGCCTGCTGATGGAAGAGACCGGTATTCCGGTGGTCGTGGCTGAAGATCCACTGACCTGCGTAGCGCGTGGCGGTGGTAAAGCGTTGGAAATGATCGACATGCACGGCGGCGATTTGTTCAGCGAGGAGTAA
- the csrD gene encoding RNase E specificity factor CsrD has translation MRLTTKFSAFITLLSLLAMLLMLVGCAFSFIWLSQQRVETRVQTLATEVDKALLTQSPQDLTQWLTRLMPVINAEQLELHNGDRTLFRLARHENPMLEDEPNRFIQFDLPMVHSSGLSLRVVVLDPAKTWFRSFTGAYTLIVIFSVVLIMASLLVMTHRWLNRHWRNMERLEARSERILAGDRQSREGGEAEWPPKASHAIDLLLHDLREAGEQRLRIDTLIRTFAAQDSRTGLNNRLFFDNQLATLLEDQEDVGTHGVVMMVRLPDLETHHETLGPALAEEYLFDLINMLSTFVLRYPGALLARYFRSDFAVLLPHRTLKEANSIADQLINAVDSLPPMRMVDRDDLIHIGISAWRSGQSVPQVMENVEMATRRAALQGGNNWSIGEGNPLDMGRGSVRWRTLLENTQSRGGPRLYQKPAVLLDGKVHHREMLARIFDGDKEVVSAEFMPLVQQLGMAESWDRQMVTRIAALSEVWPDETLALPVNIDSLVQRSFQRWLQKLLLQCSKSQRKRFLFELAEADVCQHINRLVPVFKMLSAFGCRIAVNQAGLTVVSSAYIKQFPVELIKLDPGLVRNIERRTENQLFVQSLLEVCKSTPTQVFAAGVRTRAEWQTLAGLGVAGGQGDFFAPSLPVNSNVKKHSQRYRI, from the coding sequence ATGCGATTAACCACGAAGTTTTCTGCGTTTATTACATTATTAAGCTTACTGGCGATGTTGTTGATGCTGGTGGGCTGCGCTTTTAGTTTTATCTGGCTGTCTCAGCAACGCGTTGAAACTCGTGTTCAAACCCTGGCGACCGAAGTCGACAAAGCCCTGCTCACCCAGTCGCCGCAGGATCTGACGCAATGGCTGACGCGCCTGATGCCGGTGATCAACGCCGAACAACTCGAATTACACAACGGCGACCGCACGCTGTTCCGCCTCGCCCGTCATGAAAATCCCATGCTGGAAGATGAGCCAAACCGCTTTATTCAGTTTGATCTGCCAATGGTGCATTCATCGGGTCTGTCGCTGCGCGTGGTGGTACTGGATCCGGCGAAAACTTGGTTCCGCTCCTTCACGGGTGCCTATACCTTAATTGTTATTTTTAGCGTGGTGCTGATCATGGCCTCGCTGTTGGTGATGACGCACCGTTGGCTGAACCGTCACTGGCGCAATATGGAACGGCTGGAAGCGCGGTCGGAGCGTATTCTGGCGGGCGATCGTCAGTCGCGCGAAGGGGGAGAAGCAGAGTGGCCGCCGAAGGCCAGCCATGCTATCGATTTGTTGCTGCACGATTTGCGTGAAGCGGGCGAGCAGCGCCTGCGCATCGACACCTTAATTCGCACCTTTGCTGCTCAGGACTCGCGGACCGGGCTGAACAATCGTTTGTTTTTCGATAACCAACTGGCGACCCTGTTGGAAGATCAGGAAGATGTCGGTACGCATGGCGTGGTGATGATGGTACGTTTGCCGGATCTTGAAACGCATCATGAAACGCTCGGCCCGGCCCTGGCCGAAGAGTACCTTTTTGACCTCATCAATATGTTGTCGACCTTTGTGTTGCGTTATCCTGGCGCGCTGCTGGCGCGTTATTTCCGCAGCGACTTCGCGGTGCTGTTACCGCACCGTACCCTTAAAGAAGCCAACAGCATTGCCGATCAACTGATCAATGCGGTGGATTCTTTGCCGCCGATGCGCATGGTCGATCGTGACGATCTCATTCACATCGGTATCAGCGCATGGCGGAGCGGGCAAAGCGTGCCGCAGGTCATGGAAAATGTGGAGATGGCGACGCGCCGCGCCGCGTTGCAGGGTGGCAACAACTGGTCAATCGGCGAGGGCAATCCGCTGGATATGGGACGTGGCAGCGTGCGCTGGCGCACCTTGCTGGAAAATACCCAAAGCCGTGGTGGGCCACGCCTGTATCAGAAACCGGCCGTGTTGCTGGACGGCAAAGTCCATCACCGCGAGATGCTGGCACGCATCTTTGATGGTGATAAAGAAGTGGTTTCGGCGGAGTTTATGCCGCTGGTGCAGCAGTTGGGGATGGCCGAGAGCTGGGACCGCCAGATGGTGACCCGTATCGCCGCGTTATCTGAGGTGTGGCCGGATGAAACGCTGGCGCTGCCGGTGAATATTGATTCACTGGTGCAGCGATCTTTTCAGCGCTGGCTGCAAAAACTTTTGCTGCAGTGCAGTAAATCGCAAAGAAAACGCTTTTTATTTGAACTTGCCGAGGCGGATGTTTGTCAACACATCAACCGTTTAGTGCCGGTTTTCAAAATGCTAAGTGCGTTTGGTTGTCGCATCGCCGTCAACCAGGCGGGATTAACTGTGGTAAGCAGCGCCTACATTAAGCAGTTTCCCGTTGAGCTGATCAAACTGGACCCGGGTCTGGTGCGCAATATTGAACGGCGCACGGAAAATCAGCTGTTTGTGCAAAGTCTGCTGGAGGTGTGTAAATCCACGCCAACACAGGTGTTTGCGGCGGGTGTCCGCACCCGTGCAGAGTGGCAAACGCTGGCAGGGCTTGGCGTCGCCGGAGGGCAGGGCGATTTCTTTGCCCCGTCTTTGCCGGTGAACAGTAACGTGAAAAAGCATTCACAACGTTACCGGATATAA
- the msrP gene encoding protein-methionine-sulfoxide reductase catalytic subunit MsrP has protein sequence MKPKHSLSEADVTPESIFNMQRRQVLKALGLGAVAASLPGIAQADVLSWFKGNDRPPAPAGKALQFSKPPAWQADLPLTPYDKVAGYNNFYEFGLDKADPAANAGTLKTDPWQLRIEGEVAKPITLDMDDIFKRFAMEQRIYRMRCVEAWSMVIPWVGFELNKLLKLAEPTSNARFVAFQTLYAPDQMPGQKDRFIGGGLDYPYVEGLRMDEAMHPLTLLSTGVYGKALPPQNGAPIRLTVPWKYGFKGIKSIVKITLTHDQPPTTWNQIAANEYGFYANVNPHVDHPRWSQATERFIGPGGILKVERQPTLLFNGYAKEVASLYHGLDLRENY, from the coding sequence ATGAAGCCGAAGCATTCCCTTTCTGAAGCCGATGTCACGCCAGAAAGCATCTTTAATATGCAACGTCGCCAGGTGCTGAAAGCGCTCGGGCTGGGTGCCGTGGCGGCCAGTCTGCCGGGTATCGCACAAGCCGATGTGCTGAGCTGGTTTAAAGGTAACGATCGCCCACCAGCCCCTGCCGGTAAAGCCCTGCAATTCAGCAAACCGCCCGCCTGGCAGGCCGATTTGCCGCTGACACCTTATGACAAAGTCGCGGGCTACAATAACTTCTACGAATTTGGTCTGGATAAGGCCGATCCGGCAGCCAATGCCGGAACGTTGAAGACCGATCCCTGGCAATTGCGTATTGAAGGGGAAGTCGCCAAACCCATCACGCTGGATATGGATGACATCTTTAAGCGTTTTGCGATGGAGCAACGCATTTATCGCATGCGCTGCGTAGAAGCCTGGTCAATGGTGATCCCCTGGGTGGGGTTTGAACTGAATAAACTGCTGAAACTGGCTGAACCCACCAGCAATGCTCGCTTTGTCGCCTTCCAGACGTTGTACGCGCCGGACCAAATGCCAGGCCAGAAAGATCGCTTTATTGGTGGTGGGCTGGACTATCCCTATGTCGAAGGGCTGCGTATGGATGAAGCCATGCATCCCCTCACTCTGCTCAGCACTGGCGTATATGGTAAGGCATTGCCACCGCAAAATGGCGCACCGATACGCCTGACGGTGCCGTGGAAATACGGTTTCAAAGGCATTAAATCGATTGTCAAAATTACCCTGACGCACGATCAGCCGCCCACCACCTGGAACCAGATCGCCGCCAATGAATATGGCTTTTATGCCAACGTTAACCCACATGTTGATCATCCACGCTGGTCACAGGCCACGGAACGTTTTATCGGTCCGGGCGGCATTTTGAAGGTTGAACGTCAGCCAACGTTGCTGTTTAACGGCTATGCCAAAGAGGTGGCCTCGCTATATCACGGGCTGGATTTACGGGAGAACTATTGA
- the msrQ gene encoding protein-methionine-sulfoxide reductase heme-binding subunit MsrQ, protein MRLTLRHITWLKVVLHLAAFLPFVWLFFAANQGWLSADPAKDIQHFTGRMALKLLLATLLVSPLTRYTKQPLLIRTRRLLGLWCFAWACLHLTSYYLLELGVDNLRLLGSELVSRPYLTLGIICWVILFALAITSFQRAQRKLGRRWQTLHNGIYLVAILAPIHYLWSVKVLSPQPLIYALLALLLLGWRYNKLRKLLSR, encoded by the coding sequence GTGCGTCTGACATTACGCCATATCACCTGGCTGAAAGTGGTGTTGCACCTGGCGGCCTTTTTGCCGTTTGTCTGGCTGTTTTTCGCTGCTAATCAGGGTTGGTTAAGCGCCGATCCGGCGAAAGATATCCAGCATTTTACCGGCAGAATGGCGCTGAAATTGTTGCTGGCGACGCTGTTGGTCAGCCCGCTGACCCGCTATACCAAACAACCGCTGTTGATTCGTACCCGCCGTCTGTTGGGCCTGTGGTGCTTCGCCTGGGCCTGTTTGCATCTGACCAGCTATTATCTGCTGGAACTTGGCGTCGATAATCTGCGATTACTCGGCAGTGAACTGGTTTCCCGCCCCTATCTTACGCTGGGGATTATTTGCTGGGTGATCCTGTTCGCCCTGGCTATCACCTCCTTTCAACGTGCCCAACGCAAACTGGGACGACGCTGGCAAACGCTGCACAATGGTATCTATCTGGTGGCGATCCTCGCCCCCATTCACTATCTTTGGTCAGTTAAAGTCTTGTCTCCGCAGCCGCTGATCTATGCCCTGTTGGCTCTGCTGCTGTTAGGCTGGCGTTACAATAAGTTGCGAAAACTACTGTCCAGATAA
- the aroQ gene encoding type II 3-dehydroquinate dehydratase, whose translation MAHKFHILLLNGPNLNLLGTREPEKYGHTTLAQIVGDLTQQADQHHVKLSHLQSNAEFQLIDRIHEARGNVDYIIINPAAFTHTSVALRDALLAVSIPFIEVHLTNVHAREPFRHHSYLSDVSAGVICGLGADGYSWALQTAVKRLTHSN comes from the coding sequence ATGGCGCACAAATTTCACATACTGCTTTTGAACGGACCCAACCTGAACCTGTTGGGAACGCGCGAGCCTGAGAAGTATGGTCACACCACGCTGGCGCAAATTGTCGGCGATCTGACGCAACAGGCTGATCAGCACCATGTGAAATTGAGTCATTTGCAATCGAACGCAGAGTTTCAGTTGATCGATCGTATCCATGAGGCCAGAGGCAATGTGGATTACATCATCATCAATCCTGCTGCGTTCACGCACACCAGCGTCGCGCTGCGTGATGCCCTGCTGGCGGTGAGCATTCCTTTTATCGAGGTGCATCTCACGAACGTGCATGCCCGCGAACCGTTCCGCCACCACTCCTATCTTTCCGATGTATCTGCTGGCGTCATTTGTGGACTTGGCGCTGATGGATACTCGTGGGCTTTACAAACGGCGGTCAAACGCCTGACACATTCCAATTAA
- the accB gene encoding acetyl-CoA carboxylase biotin carboxyl carrier protein has protein sequence MDIRKIKKLIELVEESGIAELEISEGEESVRISRSPANVGYPIMQQAYAAPAPQMAPLAAAVAPAAAPVAAEAAKPEISGHIVRSPMVGTFYRTPSPDAKAFIEVGQKVNVGDTLCIVEAMKMMNQIEADKSGVVKAILVESGQPVEFDEPLVVIE, from the coding sequence ATGGATATTCGTAAAATTAAGAAACTGATCGAACTGGTTGAAGAGTCCGGCATCGCTGAGCTGGAAATCTCTGAGGGCGAAGAGTCCGTTCGCATCAGCCGTTCACCTGCCAATGTCGGTTATCCTATTATGCAGCAGGCTTATGCTGCACCTGCACCTCAGATGGCTCCTCTGGCCGCTGCGGTTGCCCCGGCTGCCGCGCCGGTAGCGGCTGAAGCTGCTAAGCCGGAAATCAGTGGCCACATCGTGCGTTCACCGATGGTCGGCACCTTCTATCGCACCCCAAGCCCGGATGCGAAAGCCTTTATCGAAGTCGGCCAGAAAGTTAACGTTGGCGACACCCTGTGCATCGTTGAAGCGATGAAAATGATGAACCAGATCGAAGCCGATAAATCCGGCGTGGTGAAAGCGATTCTGGTGGAAAGTGGCCAGCCGGTTGAATTTGACGAGCCGCTGGTTGTCATCGAATAA
- the accC gene encoding acetyl-CoA carboxylase biotin carboxylase subunit, with amino-acid sequence MLDKIVIANRGEIALRILRACKELGIKTVAVHSTADRDLKHVLLADETVCIGPAQSVKSYLNIPALISAAEITGAVAIHPGYGFLSENADFAEQVERSGFIFIGPKADTIRLMGDKVSAITAMKKAGVPTVPGSDGPLTEDMDKNRAFAKRIGYPVIIKASGGGGGRGMRVVRSDKDLEQSINMTKAEAKAAFNNDMVYMEKYLENPRHIEIQVMADGQGNAIYLAERDCSMQRRHQKVVEEAPAPGITPELRSFIGDRCAKACVDIGYRGAGTFEFLFENGEFYFIEMNTRIQVEHPVTEMITGVDLIKEQLRIAAGQPLSIRQEDVVIRGHAVECRINAEDPNTFLPSPGKITRFHAPGGFGVRWESHIYAGYSVPPYYDSMIGKLITYGENRDVAIARMKNALAELIIDGIKTNVELQMKIMSDENFQQGGTNIHYLEKKLGLQE; translated from the coding sequence ATGCTGGATAAAATTGTCATTGCTAACCGCGGTGAGATTGCGCTGCGCATTCTGCGTGCCTGTAAAGAGCTGGGCATCAAGACTGTGGCGGTGCACTCCACGGCGGACCGTGACCTGAAGCACGTGCTGCTGGCAGATGAAACTGTCTGCATCGGCCCGGCGCAGTCGGTCAAAAGTTACCTCAATATTCCGGCCCTGATCTCCGCCGCCGAAATCACCGGCGCGGTAGCGATCCATCCGGGATATGGCTTCCTGTCTGAGAACGCCGATTTTGCCGAGCAGGTTGAGCGCTCCGGCTTTATCTTTATCGGCCCGAAAGCGGACACCATCCGCCTGATGGGTGACAAAGTGTCGGCGATCACCGCGATGAAAAAAGCGGGTGTCCCGACCGTACCCGGTTCTGACGGCCCGCTGACGGAAGACATGGATAAAAACCGTGCCTTCGCCAAACGCATCGGTTACCCGGTGATCATCAAAGCCTCCGGCGGCGGTGGTGGTCGTGGTATGCGCGTGGTGCGCAGCGACAAGGATCTTGAGCAATCCATCAACATGACGAAAGCGGAAGCCAAAGCGGCTTTCAACAACGACATGGTCTACATGGAAAAATACCTTGAGAATCCGCGCCACATCGAGATTCAGGTCATGGCTGACGGCCAGGGCAACGCCATCTATCTGGCGGAGCGCGACTGCTCAATGCAGCGCCGTCACCAGAAAGTGGTGGAAGAAGCGCCGGCACCGGGCATTACCCCGGAACTGCGTAGCTTTATCGGCGACCGCTGTGCCAAAGCCTGTGTGGATATCGGCTACCGCGGTGCGGGGACTTTCGAGTTCCTGTTCGAAAACGGCGAGTTCTACTTCATTGAGATGAACACCCGTATTCAGGTAGAACACCCGGTCACTGAGATGATCACCGGTGTTGACCTGATCAAGGAACAGCTGCGTATTGCTGCCGGTCAGCCGCTGTCGATCCGTCAGGAAGACGTGGTGATCCGTGGTCATGCGGTGGAATGCCGTATCAACGCCGAAGATCCGAACACCTTCCTGCCGAGTCCGGGCAAGATCACGCGCTTTCACGCACCGGGTGGTTTCGGTGTGCGCTGGGAATCGCATATCTATGCCGGTTACAGCGTGCCGCCGTACTACGACTCCATGATCGGCAAGCTGATCACCTACGGTGAAAACCGTGACGTGGCAATTGCACGCATGAAGAATGCGCTGGCGGAACTGATCATCGACGGCATCAAGACCAACGTCGAGCTGCAGATGAAAATCATGTCCGACGAAAACTTCCAGCAGGGTGGCACCAATATCCACTACCTGGAGAAAAAACTCGGCCTGCAAGAGTAA
- a CDS encoding YhdT family protein, whose product MDWRFVQANKEARWALYLALAYLAVWGLSAWLGGDASGITGLPRWFELSCLFAPVLFIVLCWLMVRVVFRDMSLEDNDGK is encoded by the coding sequence ATGGATTGGCGTTTTGTGCAAGCGAATAAAGAGGCGCGCTGGGCGTTGTATCTGGCGCTGGCGTATCTCGCTGTGTGGGGGCTTTCCGCCTGGCTGGGTGGCGACGCCTCCGGTATCACCGGGCTGCCGCGCTGGTTTGAACTCTCCTGCCTGTTTGCTCCCGTGTTGTTCATTGTGTTGTGCTGGTTGATGGTGCGCGTGGTTTTCCGCGATATGTCACTGGAGGACAACGATGGAAAGTGA
- the panF gene encoding sodium/pantothenate symporter — translation MESEIILPLLAYLVLIAGLSVFAMRKQRQGNFLTEYFLGNRSMGGFVLAMTITATYISASSFIGGPGAAYKYGLGWVLLAMIQVPAVWLSLGVLGKKFAILARRYNAVTLNDMLYGRYRSPLLIWLASLSLLTAFIGAMTVQFIGGARLLETAAGIPYDTGLLIFGGTIALYTAVGGFRASVLNDAMQGLVMLIGTFLLLFAVIHQAGGLETAVTKLRTIDPQLVSPEGVGNVITPTFLSSFAVLVCFGVIGLPHTAVRCISYKDSKAMHRGIILGTIVVVILMLGMHLAGALGRAIIPDLTIPDRVIPTLMITVLPPMAAGIFLAAPMAAIMSTINAQLLQSSATLIKDLYLRIAPQHSENEARLRLLSGTITFVLGILLLLAAWNPPDMIIWLNLLAFGGLEAVFLWPLVLGLYWQRANAAGAISGMVVGAACYTLLASLKLELWGFHPIVPSLILSLLAFLVGNLFGTASDEPDAALE, via the coding sequence ATGGAAAGTGAAATCATTTTACCCCTGCTGGCCTATCTGGTGCTGATCGCGGGATTATCCGTTTTTGCTATGCGCAAGCAGCGTCAGGGTAACTTCCTGACCGAATATTTTCTTGGCAATCGCTCGATGGGCGGCTTTGTGCTGGCGATGACCATCACCGCCACCTATATCAGCGCCAGCTCATTTATTGGTGGCCCCGGTGCGGCCTACAAATATGGTCTCGGCTGGGTGTTGCTGGCGATGATTCAGGTGCCCGCAGTCTGGCTGTCGCTCGGGGTACTGGGCAAAAAATTTGCCATCCTGGCACGCCGCTATAATGCCGTGACGCTGAATGACATGTTGTATGGTCGCTATCGCAGCCCACTACTGATTTGGCTGGCGAGTCTGAGCCTGCTGACGGCGTTTATCGGTGCGATGACGGTGCAGTTTATTGGCGGCGCACGTCTGCTGGAAACCGCCGCAGGGATTCCCTACGATACCGGACTGTTGATTTTTGGCGGCACCATCGCGCTCTATACCGCGGTGGGTGGCTTTCGCGCCAGCGTTCTGAATGACGCGATGCAGGGGCTGGTGATGCTGATAGGGACTTTCCTGCTGCTGTTTGCGGTGATCCATCAAGCCGGCGGGCTGGAAACGGCAGTCACCAAACTGCGCACTATCGATCCACAGCTGGTATCACCGGAAGGGGTGGGTAATGTCATCACTCCCACCTTCCTGAGTTCGTTTGCCGTGCTGGTGTGTTTTGGTGTGATTGGCCTGCCGCACACCGCCGTGCGCTGTATCTCGTACAAAGACAGCAAAGCGATGCATCGCGGTATTATCCTCGGCACCATCGTGGTGGTGATCCTGATGCTGGGGATGCATCTGGCTGGTGCACTTGGCCGGGCGATCATCCCGGATCTGACGATCCCCGATCGGGTGATCCCAACCTTGATGATCACCGTGTTGCCACCGATGGCCGCCGGGATCTTTCTTGCCGCACCAATGGCAGCCATCATGTCGACCATTAACGCGCAGCTGCTACAATCCTCCGCTACCCTGATCAAAGATCTGTATCTGCGCATCGCGCCACAACACAGCGAGAATGAGGCACGCCTGCGGCTGCTTTCTGGCACCATCACCTTCGTGCTGGGCATCCTGCTGCTGCTGGCGGCGTGGAACCCACCGGATATGATCATCTGGCTGAACCTGCTGGCCTTTGGTGGCCTGGAAGCGGTGTTCCTGTGGCCGCTGGTGCTCGGTCTGTATTGGCAGCGCGCCAACGCTGCCGGTGCGATCAGCGGCATGGTGGTCGGTGCCGCATGCTACACGCTGCTTGCCAGCCTGAAACTGGAGCTATGGGGCTTCCACCCTATCGTTCCTTCCCTGATCCTTAGCCTGCTGGCCTTCCTGGTAGGTAATCTGTTTGGCACCGCGTCTGATGAACCTGACGCGGCCCTGGAATAA
- the prmA gene encoding 50S ribosomal protein L11 methyltransferase → MPWIQIKINSSGEHAETLSDALMESGAVSVTFQDTHDNPVYEPLPGETLLWGDTDVIGLFDAETDMDGVVAELSQHPLLGQGFRHKIEQIEDKDWEREWMDNFHPMRFGERLWICPSWREVPDPNAVNVMLDPGLAFGTGTHPTTALCLSWLDGLDLQGKTVIDFGCGSGILAIAALKLGAAQAIGIDIDPQAIQASRDNAERNGVADRLALYLPHQQPENLQADVVVANILAGPLRELAPLISVLPKAGGHLGLSGVLASQAESVCEAYTERFALDPVAEKEEWCRITGVRR, encoded by the coding sequence ATGCCGTGGATTCAAATCAAAATTAACAGCTCGGGTGAGCACGCTGAGACCCTGAGTGATGCCCTGATGGAGAGCGGCGCGGTATCCGTGACCTTTCAGGATACCCACGATAACCCGGTTTACGAACCGCTGCCGGGCGAAACGCTGTTGTGGGGCGATACCGATGTAATCGGCCTGTTTGATGCCGAAACTGACATGGACGGTGTGGTCGCGGAACTGAGTCAGCACCCGCTGCTTGGTCAGGGTTTCCGTCATAAGATCGAGCAGATCGAAGACAAAGACTGGGAGCGCGAATGGATGGATAATTTCCACCCAATGCGTTTCGGCGAGCGTTTATGGATCTGTCCGAGTTGGCGTGAAGTGCCCGATCCGAACGCCGTCAACGTGATGCTCGATCCCGGTCTGGCGTTTGGCACCGGTACACACCCGACCACAGCGCTGTGCCTGAGCTGGCTGGATGGTCTCGATTTGCAGGGCAAAACCGTGATCGATTTCGGCTGTGGTTCCGGCATTCTGGCTATCGCTGCCCTGAAACTCGGCGCAGCCCAGGCGATCGGGATTGATATCGATCCGCAGGCCATTCAGGCCAGCCGCGATAATGCGGAACGCAACGGCGTGGCCGATCGTCTGGCGCTGTATTTACCGCATCAGCAGCCAGAGAATTTGCAGGCAGATGTGGTGGTCGCCAATATTCTTGCCGGCCCGCTGCGCGAGTTAGCGCCGTTAATCAGCGTATTGCCGAAAGCCGGTGGACACCTGGGCTTATCGGGCGTGCTGGCCAGCCAGGCAGAAAGCGTGTGTGAAGCCTATACCGAGCGCTTTGCCCTCGACCCGGTAGCCGAAAAAGAAGAGTGGTGCCGCATCACCGGCGTGCGTCGTTGA